GGGGTTGGGCCTAAATCGAGGCACGCAGCCCGAACGATTTGACCTGGACGGAATCTCGCTGCTGCCGAACTTATGCATTGAGACCGCGGTCGAGCGGATTCCGGTCAATCACATGCACCAGCTGAATTCGCGAGCCACGCCCAAACTGCCCGACGCGATCGTGACACTGACCAACGACGTTTGGTTTCACGACTCAGCCGTGGTCGATCACCATCTGAGGTGCGCCCAATTGGTAGCCGTCGGATGTCGGCGTCCGGTTCTGTCCGCAGCCAACGGTGGACCGACCGCTTGGATCGATTCGTCAGGCCGGATCATGGAGCGTTTACCCAAAGGACAAAGCGGCGTGATCTACGCTCAACCCGAACGAGACCAACGAGTCAGCTTGTACGTTCGCATCGGAGCTTGGCCGGCCGGATTGATGGGCGTGGCGACAATCTGTGGCTTGCTGTGGATGGTGTTCGAGCGTCTGACTCGTCGGCGAAACCAATACGAAATCGCCGACGGGATCGAAACAAATTGACCACTTCCGCGTTGCCACGAAAAGCTTAATAGGCTTTCGCGAAAACGGCTCGTTGTGAAGCTGGTTTGCCCGTCAAGAAGCAGGTGCCTTCGGCTTCGTTGTTCGTTTGAGGGACACAGCGAATCGTGACCTTCAGCTCTTTCAACAACGGCTGCAGCGAATCCTCATCACAGTAGTGGCACCAAGCGAATCCGCCCGTGATGGCGGTGTCACCTTTGTCGGCAAAGAAGTCACGGAACTCGGCTTCTGATTTGAGTTCGACCGTGTTGTCTTCCCGCAACTTCAACGCCGCATCGAAGAGTTCTTGCTGCAACGTTGCCAGCTTGTCGCTGATCGTTGCAACGAGTTCGGCTCGTTCGATGCCAACGCTTTTGGGTTGATTCCGGATGCCGCAGAACACGGTTCCCGCTGCGATATCTTTTGGACCGACTTCCAAGCGAATCGGCACGCCGCGTTTGACGTGGTACCACTTCTTCTCGCCACCACGAATATCGCGGTCATCGATCGTGACACGAATCGGGGCGTTGGCATACGTTTGTGCCGCCAATTCATCGCGAAGTGACTGAACGTATTCCATCACCTCGGCGCGAGAATCATCTTTGTAGATCGGCTGAATCACGACGTGCATCGGTGCCAAACGAGGCGGCAGGACCAATCCATCATCGTCACTGTGTGTCATGATCAAAGCACCCAGCAATCGAGTGCTGACGCCCCATGACGTCGTCCAAGCGTATTCGATGTCACCGGATTCGCTTTGGAATTTGATCTCTTGGGCCTTCGAGAAATTCTGCCCAAGGAAGTGGCTTGTCCCGGCCTGCAATGCCTTGCGATCTTGCATCATGGCTTCGATCGACAGCGTCTCAACCGCACCGGGGAAACGCTCCAGCGGAGTTTTGCTGCCGACGATGACAGGCATCGCCATCCAATTCTCGGCAAAGTCGCGATAGACCTCGACCATCTTCTCGGTTTCTTCGATCGCTTCTTCCGCGGTCGCGTGAACGGTGTGGCCTTCTTGCCACAAGAACTCCGCCGTCCGCAAAAACATTCGCGTCCGCATTTCCCAGCGGACCACGTTGGCCCATTGGTTGATCAGGATCGGCAAATCGCGATAGCTCTGTACCCATTTGGCATAAGTTGCACCGATGATCGTTTCGCTGGTCGGACGAACGATCAGGGGTTCTTCGAGTTTGCCTGCAGGACGCAAACCACCGTCGGGATCCGGTTCGAGGCGATGGTGCGTAACGACCGCGCACTCTTTCGCGAATCCTTCGACGTGTTCAGCTTCCTTTTCAAGGAAGCTCATCGGAATGAACAATGGGAAGTAAGCGTTCTGGTGTCCCGTGGCTTTGAACATGTCGTCCAAAGCACGCTGGACGTTTTCCCAAAGCTGGTAGCCCCAGGGTTTGATCACCATGCAACCGCGAACTGGCGAATTCTCAGCTAGGTCGGCTGCCCGAATGACTTGTTGGTACCACTCGGGATAATTCTCTTCGCGAGTTGGGCTGATGGCTGTCCTGGGGCCTTTGCTCATGCGTTCACCCCGCACTTCTCGTTCAGTTGTTCTTGGAATCGCGAGAACAAGTAATGGCTATCGTGAGGGCCCGCAGCGGCCTCGGGGTGATATTGAACCGCAAAGGCACCGGTGTCTTTGTGACGCACACCCGCGATCGTATCATCGTTGAGGTTGCGATGAGTGACTTCCAAGCAGTCCGGCAAACCTTGGTCGTCGACCGCGAAACCGTGGTTCTGGCTGGTGATCTCAACCTTGCCCGTTTCCAAATCGATAACGGGTTGGTTGGCACCGCGGTGACCGAACTTCAGTTTGAAGGTTTTGGCACCACAAGCGACGGACAACAACTGATGACCGAGGCAAATTCCAAACACAGGAACTTGACCGAGCAATTCACCGATCGTCTTGTGAGCGTAGGTCAACGGTTCGGGGTCGCCAGGACCGTTGGAAAGGAAGACGCCGTCGGGATCCATCTTCAAAATGTCGTCGGCGGGTGTGTTGCCCGGCACGATCGTGACTCGATTGCCGCGTGAACGCAGGTGGCGTGGAATGTTCCACTTCATGCCGAAGTCCATGCAGACAACATGCGGCCGGCTTTCATCGCCCAGCGACGCTTCCTTGGCCGCTTCGCGAATTTCGCGAATGGTCCAATCGTCGAGTTCGTTGGTCCACTTTTCCAATTGAGTTGGCATGACTTCTTTGACCAAGTCACGACCGACCAAACCTTGCGACGCCTTTGCCTTGGCAACCAATGATGCGTCGTCCAAATCAGTCGTCGACAAGACGCCTCGCATGGCACCTTCGCTGCGAATCCGACGCACCAAGGCTCGCGTGTCGATGCCCGCCAGACCAACGACTCCCTGCGATTTAAGGTAGTCGCTCAGCGATCCTTCCGAGCGATAGTTGCTGTGCAGACGGCTTTCGTTGCGGATGATGAATCCGGCCAGCGATGTGCCGCGGTTTTCGAGGTCGATCGAGTTGATCCCGTAGTTGCCCATTTCGGGATAAGTCATTGTCACCAACTGACCGCAGTAGCTGGGATCAGTCAGGATTTCTTGGTACCCGGTCATCGAGGTGTTGAAGACGACTTCTCCAGTCGTTTCGCCTTCTGCCCCGAGGCTGGTTCCGGTGTAGACGGTGCCGTCTTCGAGAGCGAGTTTGGCAGCTTTGGCAGGTGAGCTCATCAATGCACAGTGGGAGTCGCGGAAAAAATTGGAGACCTTCGGCTTGGAATCCTGTTATCGCTGTCGAATCGTTTTCCTTCCAGTCCCCCGGGCGTGCGTTCGCGCCGATTCCCTCGGATTTCGCGGGGTTTTTCCGCCTGTAGGAGAGATCTCGCTGTTCCAACTGAGCGTCGGCAGATCGCCCGATCGATCACGAGCAGATTGACGGCCATCCGGCGACTGAAAACGCTTCGCGAGAGCCTGGGAAAGGCGGGCGATTTATTGTGGGGATTGGACCAACGCAATGATTCGATCCACCGCCAGTCGCAACGACTTCGCAGCCATCGAAAAATTGGTGTGGCCGCTGACTTCGGGCTGAATCGCCTCGTAGAGTTCCGTGGCACCACGAAGGCGCCGGAGCTTCTTCTTGGCCATTTTCATGTACGCCTTGGTGTCGGTTTCTTCCGTCACCGGACCGACCGCCAAGATGAAATCGTACAGATCTCTAACGACCTCTCGCAGATCCTCGTCCTCTTCCGCTTCATCGGCGTGCTTGAGGAACGTCCGGATCATCCAGACGTGAGTCAGCTCGGCGTCGATCGCTCGACAGACCGAGAGTGGATCACTGGGCGGATTCATGTCGCTCATCATTCCAGGTCAGAAACTAGGACGCTTGCGTGTCGTCGGATTCGACTGGTGTCGCCGCGTGCGGTTCCGCAGGCTGACTCGAATCCGTCGCTGGTTTGGCAGGAGCATGCCCGTGCGGCGTGTTCATTGCCACGATCACAACACCAACGACGGTCAACGCCATTCCGACCCAAAGCAGAGGACTGATCTGCACATGCCCGCCCAACTTGAGGATTGACACCAGAGCCGTGACCGACACAGCACCGCCGAACACGATCGGCATCACCAGCAACGCGTTACCTTTGCTGGTCATCATCGCCGTGGTCAAACAAAGAGCTCCAAAGGCTCCCAAGCACCCCGCAAGAAACCCCCATTTGACGGTCGCAAAGTGCTCTCCAGAGAAGTTAAACGAGTCGCCTTTGACACCCATCATTGCCAGCCCGCCAATGATCGCGATGACCAAGTAAGCGATGCCAATGAATACGTAGGGCTTGAACGGTGACCACAGCGGTGCGCCGTTGACCCGAGGAGCCTGAGCGTTGCCGATGGTTGGGCCATAGCAGCCCCAAAACAACGCCGTGCCGATTGCGAAGAGAATTGGAATCAACATTTTGTTCATAGAACCGTCAGTAGGAGGGATGGCGGTGGGAGCGTGGGCCAAACAGCGACTCGGATTTCGATCGCTGACTTGATGCCGGAACGACAATCAAACGTTGAACAAGAAGTGACAGATGTCACCGTCCTGCATCACATACGATTTGCCTTCCACACGGAGTTTACCGGCTTGGCGAATGTCTTTCTCGGTCGTGTATTCTTCCAACTCAGGCAACTGGTAGATCTCGGCTCGGATGAACCCGCGTTCGAAATCACTGTGAATCACGCCGGCAGCTTGTGGAGCCGTGGATCCAATTCGAACCGGCCAAGCGCGGACTTCTGTTTCACCAGCCGTGAAAAAGCTCTGCAACCCAAGGGTGCGGTACGCTTCGCGGGCAATGATGTTGAGCGATGGTTCTTCCAAGCCCACGTCCGCCAACATCTCATCGCGATCTTCTTCGTCCAGTTCCGCGATCTCGGCTTCCAGCTTGGCACAAACACAGGCCACCGAAGCACCGGTCTTGGCCGCGTGCTCGCGAACCTTGGCGACCAATTCGTGTTCGCCGTTCAGATCGTTTTCGTCGACATTGGCGATGTACAGAATTGGTTTG
This window of the Rhodopirellula bahusiensis genome carries:
- the proS gene encoding proline--tRNA ligase — encoded protein: MSKGPRTAISPTREENYPEWYQQVIRAADLAENSPVRGCMVIKPWGYQLWENVQRALDDMFKATGHQNAYFPLFIPMSFLEKEAEHVEGFAKECAVVTHHRLEPDPDGGLRPAGKLEEPLIVRPTSETIIGATYAKWVQSYRDLPILINQWANVVRWEMRTRMFLRTAEFLWQEGHTVHATAEEAIEETEKMVEVYRDFAENWMAMPVIVGSKTPLERFPGAVETLSIEAMMQDRKALQAGTSHFLGQNFSKAQEIKFQSESGDIEYAWTTSWGVSTRLLGALIMTHSDDDGLVLPPRLAPMHVVIQPIYKDDSRAEVMEYVQSLRDELAAQTYANAPIRVTIDDRDIRGGEKKWYHVKRGVPIRLEVGPKDIAAGTVFCGIRNQPKSVGIERAELVATISDKLATLQQELFDAALKLREDNTVELKSEAEFRDFFADKGDTAITGGFAWCHYCDEDSLQPLLKELKVTIRCVPQTNNEAEGTCFLTGKPASQRAVFAKAY
- the carA gene encoding glutamine-hydrolyzing carbamoyl-phosphate synthase small subunit encodes the protein MSSPAKAAKLALEDGTVYTGTSLGAEGETTGEVVFNTSMTGYQEILTDPSYCGQLVTMTYPEMGNYGINSIDLENRGTSLAGFIIRNESRLHSNYRSEGSLSDYLKSQGVVGLAGIDTRALVRRIRSEGAMRGVLSTTDLDDASLVAKAKASQGLVGRDLVKEVMPTQLEKWTNELDDWTIREIREAAKEASLGDESRPHVVCMDFGMKWNIPRHLRSRGNRVTIVPGNTPADDILKMDPDGVFLSNGPGDPEPLTYAHKTIGELLGQVPVFGICLGHQLLSVACGAKTFKLKFGHRGANQPVIDLETGKVEITSQNHGFAVDDQGLPDCLEVTHRNLNDDTIAGVRHKDTGAFAVQYHPEAAAGPHDSHYLFSRFQEQLNEKCGVNA
- a CDS encoding amidohydrolase, encoding MNPPSDPLSVCRAIDAELTHVWMIRTFLKHADEAEEDEDLREVVRDLYDFILAVGPVTEETDTKAYMKMAKKKLRRLRGATELYEAIQPEVSGHTNFSMAAKSLRLAVDRIIALVQSPQ